The Thalassotalea agarivorans region AGTTTTTCTAGCTTTATACATAAAGCGCTAGCACCAACTTGCTTCATTCTCAGGGTTATGCAGCAACTGTTCGACATTTGCATGCAACACTCTGTAGCCGACATTACCAAACAGGGTTTGACGACCACCATCGAGCACATAGGTCGGGCTACCTTTAAGCTGCTCTTTTTTTGCTTGCTGATAATCTGACATAAGTGCGGCAATTGCGGTGCCGTTTTCTACCGCATAAACTAGCAGCTGACTATCTAAGCCAATTGTTGAGGCGATTTCAGCGAGTACCTTGTATTGGCTAATATCTAATCCTTCTACAAAAAATGCATTACGAATAGCAAAGGCATACTCTGCTGACTTTCTTTGGCCGATTTGCAGTTGTGCTGCCTTAATAAACAAATGGGCATTAGTCGAGGTTGTAGGTTTTACTTGCTGCCAAATATCGGCTTTTACCGGCGCTTCATCATAGGGTTTAGATGCGGTAACAACATGTTCGGCAAAGCCTGCATAACCGCCACGAGTCGCCCACGTTGTTTCCATTTTCGCAGCAACATCTCCGAAGATGTCTACATACTTATGCTTAATCACTATTTTATCGAAAAACTGTTTTTCTAACTCGTCGACTCGTCTTTGCGCGATCCAAGCCCATACACATAGCACATCTGAATAATAATCTACCACCAAAGGTTGTGACATAATGATGCTCCCTATTTAGCCAATAGCTATATAATTTGATTGTCTTTCAATGCGTTTGATCCATTGTTTGATATTAGGGTATTTATCTAGATCAAAGCCACCTTCGTCTGCAACATGAGTATAGGCAAACAACGATATATCTGCTGTCGAAAGTTGATCATTCACCAGGTAGACTTGTTTTGCTAATGTTTTCTCAATGACAGTCAACGCTTTGTGACCGCCCTCTTGCTTTGAGGCGAAA contains the following coding sequences:
- a CDS encoding DsbA family oxidoreductase produces the protein MSQPLVVDYYSDVLCVWAWIAQRRVDELEKQFFDKIVIKHKYVDIFGDVAAKMETTWATRGGYAGFAEHVVTASKPYDEAPVKADIWQQVKPTTSTNAHLFIKAAQLQIGQRKSAEYAFAIRNAFFVEGLDISQYKVLAEIASTIGLDSQLLVYAVENGTAIAALMSDYQQAKKEQLKGSPTYVLDGGRQTLFGNVGYRVLHANVEQLLHNPENEASWC